The Schistocerca gregaria isolate iqSchGreg1 chromosome 4, iqSchGreg1.2, whole genome shotgun sequence genome contains a region encoding:
- the LOC126267039 gene encoding uncharacterized protein LOC126267039 isoform X4, translating to MTANTVPLSNAEKEVRKILDEAISACVTASTPGISWGKLMTIIQMQKPLVDDYISQRRKVQPIQEVNIGDSVNPFRAEIVKLIHALQLTGRFTNTNTAPQEITREINRVIDPYKVSLYDNDHQTGREITVSKKSRNTKWGVKNFGMASKMHEVSEESHLLNTYNDAGGGQNSGPFSFTFNVHSEGITKGHQSEQLNELNIDTATYRNDYNSYLIARYESEYGDVNLLSTKNGEFSKLHDNDEEEAAQYVEHDMHVVKKNSSDHLCTFSKNKSENRGTSSSLCDNTNQKLQTCKSKGNGIHCDEQTSSQIVKKVSQHYHPETCGKWEEKPLGANLYPTYSVICADSSSEHLAWMSHKNERDYTYNKMQERPVADEQKEPLSEVTDSESVCELYRMKEKSYNNNSVDSALKVHIKLAQSCRAMSVSPSE from the exons GGATATCATGGGGAAAGCTGATGACTATAATACAGATGCAGAAGCCTCTTGTGGATGACTATATCTCTCAAAGAAGAAAGGTACAACCTATACAGGAAGTCAACATAGGGGACAGTGTTAACCCTTTTAGGGCTGAAATTGTGAAGTTAATTCATGCTTTGCAGCTTACTGGCCGCTTTACGAATACTAATACTGCACCACAGGAAATTACTAGGGAAATTAATAGAGTAATAGATCCATACAAAGTAAGCTTATATGATAATGATCATCAGACAGGACGTGAAATTACAGTAAGTAAAAAATCTAGAAATACCAAATGGGGTGTGAAAAATTTTGGAATGGCAAGCAAAATGCATGAAGTTTCTGAAGAAAGTCATCTCCTCAACACTTACAATGATGCAGGTGGAGGACAGAACAGTGgtccattttcatttactttcaatGTCCACAGTGAAGGAATAACGAAAGGCCACCAAAGTGAACAGCTAAATGAGCTAAATATAGACACTGCAACTTACAGAAATGATTATAATTCATATTTAATAGCACGGTATGAAAGTGAATATGGTGATGTAAACCTCTTAAGCACAAAGAATGGTGAATTCAGTAAGTTACATGATAATGATGAAGAAGAAGCAGCTCAGTATGTCGAACATGATATGCATGTAGTGAAGAAAAACAGCTCTGATCACCTGTGTACATTCtccaaaaataaaagtgaaaatagaGGTACCTCTAGCAGTTTGTGTGATAATACTAATCAGAAGTTGCAAACATGCAAGTCAAAAGGCAATGGCATTCACTGTGATGAACAAACCTCAAGCCAGATTGTTAAAAAGGTGTCACAGCATTACCACCCAGAAACATGTGGAAAGTGGGAGGAAAAGCCCTTAGGAGCTAATTTATACCCTACTTATTCGGTTATCTGTGCAGATAGCTCTTCTGAACATTTAGCCTGGATGtcacataaaaatgaaagagaTTATACCTACAACAAAATGCAAGAAAGGCCAGTGGCAGATGAACAAAAGGAGCCTCTCAGTGAGGTAACagattctgaaagtgtttgtgagCTGTACAGAATGAAAGAAAAATCATATAACAACAACTCAGTGGATTCGGCATTAAAAG TGCATATCAAACTGGCTCAAAGCTGTCGAGCAATGTCGGTCTCCCCTTCTGAATAA
- the LOC126267039 gene encoding uncharacterized protein LOC126267039 isoform X3, producing the protein MPKSDLCSIKDRGISWGKLMTIIQMQKPLVDDYISQRRKVQPIQEVNIGDSVNPFRAEIVKLIHALQLTGRFTNTNTAPQEITREINRVIDPYKVSLYDNDHQTGREITVSKKSRNTKWGVKNFGMASKMHEVSEESHLLNTYNDAGGGQNSGPFSFTFNVHSEGITKGHQSEQLNELNIDTATYRNDYNSYLIARYESEYGDVNLLSTKNGEFSKLHDNDEEEAAQYVEHDMHVVKKNSSDHLCTFSKNKSENRGTSSSLCDNTNQKLQTCKSKGNGIHCDEQTSSQIVKKVSQHYHPETCGKWEEKPLGANLYPTYSVICADSSSEHLAWMSHKNERDYTYNKMQERPVADEQKEPLSEVTDSESVCELYRMKEKSYNNNSVDSALKGNSPNNKILVTDDQLHLHPVAGSPSQFINLEHVMDERTYVTRGSSKKYSSLSGNTAEYHFQNFIQPEDENNIQMLLEHNLSSGCKSTHYKSIHEVNAVPDCILEDTLGDQSRQQIQENIVDKNEETETSVLEHRYQIMSSSSDSLNDKKETVSGRKPVLQTFHQVNDIQQHLNNATSCNNTAVSNSISTSYVNRAAAEYQNKNSSNTFSNKKVYWSSVGLIIEDLIDSNILPVAGQSDMTLTEPQDSKADKKSFTLYDDKNTRDQIIDIGNTNSSTSYITDGTEDTSFITEPDVKCSTDLLGKGRSPSGKLLSEGTSDKSKKTTNSQPKRSFFKSLQRLFRFSRKH; encoded by the coding sequence GGATATCATGGGGAAAGCTGATGACTATAATACAGATGCAGAAGCCTCTTGTGGATGACTATATCTCTCAAAGAAGAAAGGTACAACCTATACAGGAAGTCAACATAGGGGACAGTGTTAACCCTTTTAGGGCTGAAATTGTGAAGTTAATTCATGCTTTGCAGCTTACTGGCCGCTTTACGAATACTAATACTGCACCACAGGAAATTACTAGGGAAATTAATAGAGTAATAGATCCATACAAAGTAAGCTTATATGATAATGATCATCAGACAGGACGTGAAATTACAGTAAGTAAAAAATCTAGAAATACCAAATGGGGTGTGAAAAATTTTGGAATGGCAAGCAAAATGCATGAAGTTTCTGAAGAAAGTCATCTCCTCAACACTTACAATGATGCAGGTGGAGGACAGAACAGTGgtccattttcatttactttcaatGTCCACAGTGAAGGAATAACGAAAGGCCACCAAAGTGAACAGCTAAATGAGCTAAATATAGACACTGCAACTTACAGAAATGATTATAATTCATATTTAATAGCACGGTATGAAAGTGAATATGGTGATGTAAACCTCTTAAGCACAAAGAATGGTGAATTCAGTAAGTTACATGATAATGATGAAGAAGAAGCAGCTCAGTATGTCGAACATGATATGCATGTAGTGAAGAAAAACAGCTCTGATCACCTGTGTACATTCtccaaaaataaaagtgaaaatagaGGTACCTCTAGCAGTTTGTGTGATAATACTAATCAGAAGTTGCAAACATGCAAGTCAAAAGGCAATGGCATTCACTGTGATGAACAAACCTCAAGCCAGATTGTTAAAAAGGTGTCACAGCATTACCACCCAGAAACATGTGGAAAGTGGGAGGAAAAGCCCTTAGGAGCTAATTTATACCCTACTTATTCGGTTATCTGTGCAGATAGCTCTTCTGAACATTTAGCCTGGATGtcacataaaaatgaaagagaTTATACCTACAACAAAATGCAAGAAAGGCCAGTGGCAGATGAACAAAAGGAGCCTCTCAGTGAGGTAACagattctgaaagtgtttgtgagCTGTACAGAATGAAAGAAAAATCATATAACAACAACTCAGTGGATTCGGCATTAAAAGGTAATAGTCCTAATAATAAAATACTTGTGACTGATGATCAGCTTCACTTGCACCCAGTAGCAGGTTCACCATCACAATTTATAAATTTAGAACATGTTATGGATGAAAGAACATATGTGACTAGAGGCAGTTCCAAGAAATATTCTTCACTCTCTGGAAATACTGCAGAGTATcactttcaaaatttcattcagCCAGAAGATGAGAATAACATCCAGATGCTGCTTGAGCATAATCTCTCTTCTGGCTGCAAATCTACACATTATAAAAGTATTCATGAGGTAAATGCAGTACCAGACTGTATATTAGAGGATACACTTGGCGATCAAAGCAGACAACAGATCCAAGAAAACATTGTGGATAAAAATGAGGAAACTGAAACTAGTGTATTGGAACATAGATACCAAATAATGAGCAGTTCAAGTGACAGTTTGAATGATAAGAAGGAAACTGTATCTGGGAGAAAACCAGTTTTGCAGACATTTCATCAAGTTAATGACATTCAACAACATTTGAATAATGCAACTAGTTGTAATAATACTGCTGTTAGTAACAGCATCAGTACATCATATGTCAATAGAGCTGCTGCTGAATATCAAAACAAAAACTCAAGTAATACATTTTCCAATAAGAAGGTATACTGGAGCTCTGTGGGACTAATCATTGAAGACCTGATTGATTCAAATATTCTGCCTGTAGCAGGACAGTCTGATATGACATTGACCGAACCACAAGATTCAAAAGCTGACAAAAAGTCTTTTACTCTATATGATGATAAAAATACAAGAGATCAAATTATAGACATTGGAAACACCAACAGCTCCACATCATACATAACTGATGGGACTGAGGATACTTCTTTCATAACTGAACCCGATGTAAAGTGTTCCACAGATCTATTAGGAAAAGGCAGGTCGCCCTCTGGAAAATTACTTTCAGAGGGTACTTCTGATAAAAGTAAAAAAACAACAAATTCACAACCAAAAAGATCATTTTTTAAATCACTGCAACGACTCTTTCGTTTTTCACGAAAACATTAA
- the LOC126267039 gene encoding uncharacterized protein LOC126267039 isoform X2 has protein sequence MLTIRFVSRPTSGRTATQRISWGKLMTIIQMQKPLVDDYISQRRKVQPIQEVNIGDSVNPFRAEIVKLIHALQLTGRFTNTNTAPQEITREINRVIDPYKVSLYDNDHQTGREITVSKKSRNTKWGVKNFGMASKMHEVSEESHLLNTYNDAGGGQNSGPFSFTFNVHSEGITKGHQSEQLNELNIDTATYRNDYNSYLIARYESEYGDVNLLSTKNGEFSKLHDNDEEEAAQYVEHDMHVVKKNSSDHLCTFSKNKSENRGTSSSLCDNTNQKLQTCKSKGNGIHCDEQTSSQIVKKVSQHYHPETCGKWEEKPLGANLYPTYSVICADSSSEHLAWMSHKNERDYTYNKMQERPVADEQKEPLSEVTDSESVCELYRMKEKSYNNNSVDSALKGNSPNNKILVTDDQLHLHPVAGSPSQFINLEHVMDERTYVTRGSSKKYSSLSGNTAEYHFQNFIQPEDENNIQMLLEHNLSSGCKSTHYKSIHEVNAVPDCILEDTLGDQSRQQIQENIVDKNEETETSVLEHRYQIMSSSSDSLNDKKETVSGRKPVLQTFHQVNDIQQHLNNATSCNNTAVSNSISTSYVNRAAAEYQNKNSSNTFSNKKVYWSSVGLIIEDLIDSNILPVAGQSDMTLTEPQDSKADKKSFTLYDDKNTRDQIIDIGNTNSSTSYITDGTEDTSFITEPDVKCSTDLLGKGRSPSGKLLSEGTSDKSKKTTNSQPKRSFFKSLQRLFRFSRKH, from the coding sequence GGATATCATGGGGAAAGCTGATGACTATAATACAGATGCAGAAGCCTCTTGTGGATGACTATATCTCTCAAAGAAGAAAGGTACAACCTATACAGGAAGTCAACATAGGGGACAGTGTTAACCCTTTTAGGGCTGAAATTGTGAAGTTAATTCATGCTTTGCAGCTTACTGGCCGCTTTACGAATACTAATACTGCACCACAGGAAATTACTAGGGAAATTAATAGAGTAATAGATCCATACAAAGTAAGCTTATATGATAATGATCATCAGACAGGACGTGAAATTACAGTAAGTAAAAAATCTAGAAATACCAAATGGGGTGTGAAAAATTTTGGAATGGCAAGCAAAATGCATGAAGTTTCTGAAGAAAGTCATCTCCTCAACACTTACAATGATGCAGGTGGAGGACAGAACAGTGgtccattttcatttactttcaatGTCCACAGTGAAGGAATAACGAAAGGCCACCAAAGTGAACAGCTAAATGAGCTAAATATAGACACTGCAACTTACAGAAATGATTATAATTCATATTTAATAGCACGGTATGAAAGTGAATATGGTGATGTAAACCTCTTAAGCACAAAGAATGGTGAATTCAGTAAGTTACATGATAATGATGAAGAAGAAGCAGCTCAGTATGTCGAACATGATATGCATGTAGTGAAGAAAAACAGCTCTGATCACCTGTGTACATTCtccaaaaataaaagtgaaaatagaGGTACCTCTAGCAGTTTGTGTGATAATACTAATCAGAAGTTGCAAACATGCAAGTCAAAAGGCAATGGCATTCACTGTGATGAACAAACCTCAAGCCAGATTGTTAAAAAGGTGTCACAGCATTACCACCCAGAAACATGTGGAAAGTGGGAGGAAAAGCCCTTAGGAGCTAATTTATACCCTACTTATTCGGTTATCTGTGCAGATAGCTCTTCTGAACATTTAGCCTGGATGtcacataaaaatgaaagagaTTATACCTACAACAAAATGCAAGAAAGGCCAGTGGCAGATGAACAAAAGGAGCCTCTCAGTGAGGTAACagattctgaaagtgtttgtgagCTGTACAGAATGAAAGAAAAATCATATAACAACAACTCAGTGGATTCGGCATTAAAAGGTAATAGTCCTAATAATAAAATACTTGTGACTGATGATCAGCTTCACTTGCACCCAGTAGCAGGTTCACCATCACAATTTATAAATTTAGAACATGTTATGGATGAAAGAACATATGTGACTAGAGGCAGTTCCAAGAAATATTCTTCACTCTCTGGAAATACTGCAGAGTATcactttcaaaatttcattcagCCAGAAGATGAGAATAACATCCAGATGCTGCTTGAGCATAATCTCTCTTCTGGCTGCAAATCTACACATTATAAAAGTATTCATGAGGTAAATGCAGTACCAGACTGTATATTAGAGGATACACTTGGCGATCAAAGCAGACAACAGATCCAAGAAAACATTGTGGATAAAAATGAGGAAACTGAAACTAGTGTATTGGAACATAGATACCAAATAATGAGCAGTTCAAGTGACAGTTTGAATGATAAGAAGGAAACTGTATCTGGGAGAAAACCAGTTTTGCAGACATTTCATCAAGTTAATGACATTCAACAACATTTGAATAATGCAACTAGTTGTAATAATACTGCTGTTAGTAACAGCATCAGTACATCATATGTCAATAGAGCTGCTGCTGAATATCAAAACAAAAACTCAAGTAATACATTTTCCAATAAGAAGGTATACTGGAGCTCTGTGGGACTAATCATTGAAGACCTGATTGATTCAAATATTCTGCCTGTAGCAGGACAGTCTGATATGACATTGACCGAACCACAAGATTCAAAAGCTGACAAAAAGTCTTTTACTCTATATGATGATAAAAATACAAGAGATCAAATTATAGACATTGGAAACACCAACAGCTCCACATCATACATAACTGATGGGACTGAGGATACTTCTTTCATAACTGAACCCGATGTAAAGTGTTCCACAGATCTATTAGGAAAAGGCAGGTCGCCCTCTGGAAAATTACTTTCAGAGGGTACTTCTGATAAAAGTAAAAAAACAACAAATTCACAACCAAAAAGATCATTTTTTAAATCACTGCAACGACTCTTTCGTTTTTCACGAAAACATTAA
- the LOC126267039 gene encoding uncharacterized protein LOC126267039 isoform X1 translates to MTANTVPLSNAEKEVRKILDEAISACVTASTPGISWGKLMTIIQMQKPLVDDYISQRRKVQPIQEVNIGDSVNPFRAEIVKLIHALQLTGRFTNTNTAPQEITREINRVIDPYKVSLYDNDHQTGREITVSKKSRNTKWGVKNFGMASKMHEVSEESHLLNTYNDAGGGQNSGPFSFTFNVHSEGITKGHQSEQLNELNIDTATYRNDYNSYLIARYESEYGDVNLLSTKNGEFSKLHDNDEEEAAQYVEHDMHVVKKNSSDHLCTFSKNKSENRGTSSSLCDNTNQKLQTCKSKGNGIHCDEQTSSQIVKKVSQHYHPETCGKWEEKPLGANLYPTYSVICADSSSEHLAWMSHKNERDYTYNKMQERPVADEQKEPLSEVTDSESVCELYRMKEKSYNNNSVDSALKGNSPNNKILVTDDQLHLHPVAGSPSQFINLEHVMDERTYVTRGSSKKYSSLSGNTAEYHFQNFIQPEDENNIQMLLEHNLSSGCKSTHYKSIHEVNAVPDCILEDTLGDQSRQQIQENIVDKNEETETSVLEHRYQIMSSSSDSLNDKKETVSGRKPVLQTFHQVNDIQQHLNNATSCNNTAVSNSISTSYVNRAAAEYQNKNSSNTFSNKKVYWSSVGLIIEDLIDSNILPVAGQSDMTLTEPQDSKADKKSFTLYDDKNTRDQIIDIGNTNSSTSYITDGTEDTSFITEPDVKCSTDLLGKGRSPSGKLLSEGTSDKSKKTTNSQPKRSFFKSLQRLFRFSRKH, encoded by the coding sequence GGATATCATGGGGAAAGCTGATGACTATAATACAGATGCAGAAGCCTCTTGTGGATGACTATATCTCTCAAAGAAGAAAGGTACAACCTATACAGGAAGTCAACATAGGGGACAGTGTTAACCCTTTTAGGGCTGAAATTGTGAAGTTAATTCATGCTTTGCAGCTTACTGGCCGCTTTACGAATACTAATACTGCACCACAGGAAATTACTAGGGAAATTAATAGAGTAATAGATCCATACAAAGTAAGCTTATATGATAATGATCATCAGACAGGACGTGAAATTACAGTAAGTAAAAAATCTAGAAATACCAAATGGGGTGTGAAAAATTTTGGAATGGCAAGCAAAATGCATGAAGTTTCTGAAGAAAGTCATCTCCTCAACACTTACAATGATGCAGGTGGAGGACAGAACAGTGgtccattttcatttactttcaatGTCCACAGTGAAGGAATAACGAAAGGCCACCAAAGTGAACAGCTAAATGAGCTAAATATAGACACTGCAACTTACAGAAATGATTATAATTCATATTTAATAGCACGGTATGAAAGTGAATATGGTGATGTAAACCTCTTAAGCACAAAGAATGGTGAATTCAGTAAGTTACATGATAATGATGAAGAAGAAGCAGCTCAGTATGTCGAACATGATATGCATGTAGTGAAGAAAAACAGCTCTGATCACCTGTGTACATTCtccaaaaataaaagtgaaaatagaGGTACCTCTAGCAGTTTGTGTGATAATACTAATCAGAAGTTGCAAACATGCAAGTCAAAAGGCAATGGCATTCACTGTGATGAACAAACCTCAAGCCAGATTGTTAAAAAGGTGTCACAGCATTACCACCCAGAAACATGTGGAAAGTGGGAGGAAAAGCCCTTAGGAGCTAATTTATACCCTACTTATTCGGTTATCTGTGCAGATAGCTCTTCTGAACATTTAGCCTGGATGtcacataaaaatgaaagagaTTATACCTACAACAAAATGCAAGAAAGGCCAGTGGCAGATGAACAAAAGGAGCCTCTCAGTGAGGTAACagattctgaaagtgtttgtgagCTGTACAGAATGAAAGAAAAATCATATAACAACAACTCAGTGGATTCGGCATTAAAAGGTAATAGTCCTAATAATAAAATACTTGTGACTGATGATCAGCTTCACTTGCACCCAGTAGCAGGTTCACCATCACAATTTATAAATTTAGAACATGTTATGGATGAAAGAACATATGTGACTAGAGGCAGTTCCAAGAAATATTCTTCACTCTCTGGAAATACTGCAGAGTATcactttcaaaatttcattcagCCAGAAGATGAGAATAACATCCAGATGCTGCTTGAGCATAATCTCTCTTCTGGCTGCAAATCTACACATTATAAAAGTATTCATGAGGTAAATGCAGTACCAGACTGTATATTAGAGGATACACTTGGCGATCAAAGCAGACAACAGATCCAAGAAAACATTGTGGATAAAAATGAGGAAACTGAAACTAGTGTATTGGAACATAGATACCAAATAATGAGCAGTTCAAGTGACAGTTTGAATGATAAGAAGGAAACTGTATCTGGGAGAAAACCAGTTTTGCAGACATTTCATCAAGTTAATGACATTCAACAACATTTGAATAATGCAACTAGTTGTAATAATACTGCTGTTAGTAACAGCATCAGTACATCATATGTCAATAGAGCTGCTGCTGAATATCAAAACAAAAACTCAAGTAATACATTTTCCAATAAGAAGGTATACTGGAGCTCTGTGGGACTAATCATTGAAGACCTGATTGATTCAAATATTCTGCCTGTAGCAGGACAGTCTGATATGACATTGACCGAACCACAAGATTCAAAAGCTGACAAAAAGTCTTTTACTCTATATGATGATAAAAATACAAGAGATCAAATTATAGACATTGGAAACACCAACAGCTCCACATCATACATAACTGATGGGACTGAGGATACTTCTTTCATAACTGAACCCGATGTAAAGTGTTCCACAGATCTATTAGGAAAAGGCAGGTCGCCCTCTGGAAAATTACTTTCAGAGGGTACTTCTGATAAAAGTAAAAAAACAACAAATTCACAACCAAAAAGATCATTTTTTAAATCACTGCAACGACTCTTTCGTTTTTCACGAAAACATTAA